In Zingiber officinale cultivar Zhangliang chromosome 3B, Zo_v1.1, whole genome shotgun sequence, a single window of DNA contains:
- the LOC121967401 gene encoding protein KAKU4-like isoform X1, whose translation MASLFRARRGASEEGGSGGKTLRDRRGGRAIWTSPYARPPRLALPAPPPPAGSSSWLLGLVSGAGKIISSVFRSDSSSPESSASYSSSSSSGYSSSDSDEDENVGAPKMLTGPNQGLDNSHVVTDRVEGSLAIVPISETKLAIEKLLSQETFSRDECERLTKLLQSRVVDSPLANRDLGHTVDSSGAWLYLKQSPNLPGSFPYSPGDLSPKTPAFSTPDVHNPAVMEAKKWLEEKKLPSNSKVDPALGPCTLNTDMLHHDHPDDASPVDLAKSYMQNLPPWQSPSFDNSALISTMDRRVNLFPERSNHATNSNSLPSFKEFKRKYLSVRSRKSPDSTDNKKPRLVDGQLENYSFKQIDSRELVQRKISKIPSEAVGNHDFLRTMQVSSSLPSAENFNVLAKSLTKHVEGHCSKDVNYSFERTFNADQLTQPLADRSTPTTFTSEQNKTLETSVVAPNKIALPMSTISTLESIVSDGPTDPNLPICLDLNKEVSNPLLTVQQDIVENDVPRESFISASTSIIPGGDSRDPLPHIEKVIKTPDGEADDTTNRENIFHTSSGNETAFWIAQANNSTELSLDSELNPLNMIPHPLHGTEGLANKEFSTNGASSESNHNTQPICLVNKSSTHCSNGEQTVVTTEITTYAPLSVDPPAVQRMDNTNTKSQNGTTMKSIEHALVEAQPSSRNPKKRTAVRVRRGKGRGRGSR comes from the exons ATGGCATCCCTGTTTAGGGCTCGCCGCGGTGCGTCGGAGGAGGGCGGATCGGGCGGGAAGACCCTCCGCGACCGGAGAGGAGGCCGGGCGATCTGGACCTCCCCGTACGCGCGACCTCCCCGACTCGCTCTCCCGGCGCCTCCACCTCCCGCTGGGAGCTCTAGTTGGCTCCTTGGCCTCGTATCCGGCGCCGGAAAGATCATCTCTTCCGTTTTCCGCTCTGACAGCAGCTCCCCCGAGTCTTCGGCTTCctattcttcctcctcctcttcgggTTACTCCTCTTCGGATTCCG ATGAAGACGAGAATGTTGGTGCACCTAAAATGCTAACTGGACCCAATCAA GGATTGGATAATTCACATGTGGTTACTGATCGTGTGGAGGGATCACTTGCAATTGTTCCAATAAGTGAAACCAAACTAGCCATTGAGAAGTTGCTCTCGCAGGAGACTTTCTCAAG GGATGAATGTGAAAGACTGACTAAGTTATTACAATCTCGAGTGGTTGATTCACCATTAGCAAACAGGGATCTTGGCCATACTGTTGATTCTTCTGGAGCCTGGTTATATTTGAAGCAGAGTCCTAATCTACCTGGATCATTCCCGTACTCTCCCGGTGATCTTTCTCCTAAGACTCCTGCCTTCAGTACACCTGATGTTCACAACCCAGCTGTTATGGAAGCCAAGAAATGGTTGGAGGAGAAGAAGCTGCCATCGAACTCCAAAGTTGATCCTGCTCTTGGACCTTGCACTTTGAATACTGATATGCTTCATCAT GATCATCCTGATGATGCCTCACCAGTGGATTTGGCTAAATCGTATATGCAAAACCTTCCACCTTGGCAGTCTCCAAGCTTTGATAATAGTGCTCTAATATCTACTATGGATAGAAGGGTGAATCTTTTCCCTGAGAGAAGCAACCATGCAACAAATAGCAATTCTTTGCCATCGTTCAAG GAATTTAAGAGAAAGTATCTTTCGGTGAGGTCACGGAAAAGCCCAGATAGTACTGATAATAAGAAACCCCGTTTGGTAGATGGTCAGTTGGAGAACTATTCCTTCAAACAAATTGATTCCCGGGAATTAGTTCAAAGAAAAATTTCAAAGATCCCATCAGAAGCAGTTGGGAATCATGATTTTTTAAGAACAATGCAAGTTTCATCTTCTTTACCATCTGCAGAAAATTTCAATGTGCTTGCTAAATCATTAACCAAGCATGTTGAAGGTCATTGTTCCAAGGATGTTAATTACTCCTTTGAAAGAACATTCAATGCTGATCAGTTGACACAACCACTAGCAGATAGATCCACTCCCACAACCTTTACTTCAGAGCAGAATAAAACACTCGAGACATCAGTGGTAGCACCAAACAAAATTGCATTGCCAATGTCCACTATTAGTACTTTAGAATCCATTGTATCAGATGGACCTACTGATCCTAATTTGCCTATTTGTTTGGATTTAAATAAG GAGGTCAGCAATCCTTTATTAACCGTGCAACAAGACATTGTTGAGAATGATGTTCCCCGTGAATCTTTTATTTCTGCTTCAACATCAATAATTCCTGGTG GAGATTCCAGAGATCCCTTGCCTCATATTGAAAAAGTAATTAAGACACCAGATGG TGAAGCCGATGATACTACCAATCGCGAGAATATTTTTCACACTTCTAGTGGAAATGAAACTGCTTTTTGGATAGCCCAGGCCAATAATTCTACAGAATTGAGCCTAGATTCAG AGTTAAACCCACTCAACATGATTCCTCATCCTCTGCATGGAACAGAAGGATTGGCAAATAAAGAGTTCTCCACCAATGG TGCGTCCTCAGAGTCAAATCACAATACACAACCTATATGCCTGGTAAACAAGAGTTCTACCCACTGTAGCAACGGTGAACAAACTGTAGTCACAACTGAAATAACAACTTATGCGCCTCTGAGTGTTGATCCACCAGCTGTCCAGAGAATGGACAATACCAACACTAAATCGCAGAATGGCACAACAATGAAGTCAATTGAACATGCCCTTGTCGAAGCTCAGCCTAGCAGTAGAAACCCAAAGAAAAGAACAGCAGTTAGAGTTAGACGAGGAAAAGGGCGTGGACGAGGGTCCAGGTGA
- the LOC121967401 gene encoding protein KAKU4-like isoform X2: protein MASLFRARRGASEEGGSGGKTLRDRRGGRAIWTSPYARPPRLALPAPPPPAGSSSWLLGLVSGAGKIISSVFRSDSSSPESSASYSSSSSSGYSSSDSDEDENVGAPKMLTGPNQGLDNSHVVTDRVEGSLAIVPISETKLAIEKLLSQETFSRDECERLTKLLQSRVVDSPLANRDLGHTVDSSGAWLYLKQSPNLPGSFPYSPGDLSPKTPAFSTPDVHNPAVMEAKKWLEEKKLPSNSKVDPALGPCTLNTDMLHHDHPDDASPVDLAKSYMQNLPPWQSPSFDNSALISTMDRRVNLFPERSNHATNSNSLPSFKEFKRKYLSVRSRKSPDSTDNKKPRLVDGQLENYSFKQIDSRELVQRKISKIPSEAVGNHDFLRTMQVSSSLPSAENFNVLAKSLTKHVEGHCSKDVNYSFERTFNADQLTQPLADRSTPTTFTSEQNKTLETSVVAPNKIALPMSTISTLESIVSDGPTDPNLPICLDLNKEVSNPLLTVQQDIVENDVPRESFISASTSIIPGDSRDPLPHIEKVIKTPDGEADDTTNRENIFHTSSGNETAFWIAQANNSTELSLDSELNPLNMIPHPLHGTEGLANKEFSTNGASSESNHNTQPICLVNKSSTHCSNGEQTVVTTEITTYAPLSVDPPAVQRMDNTNTKSQNGTTMKSIEHALVEAQPSSRNPKKRTAVRVRRGKGRGRGSR, encoded by the exons ATGGCATCCCTGTTTAGGGCTCGCCGCGGTGCGTCGGAGGAGGGCGGATCGGGCGGGAAGACCCTCCGCGACCGGAGAGGAGGCCGGGCGATCTGGACCTCCCCGTACGCGCGACCTCCCCGACTCGCTCTCCCGGCGCCTCCACCTCCCGCTGGGAGCTCTAGTTGGCTCCTTGGCCTCGTATCCGGCGCCGGAAAGATCATCTCTTCCGTTTTCCGCTCTGACAGCAGCTCCCCCGAGTCTTCGGCTTCctattcttcctcctcctcttcgggTTACTCCTCTTCGGATTCCG ATGAAGACGAGAATGTTGGTGCACCTAAAATGCTAACTGGACCCAATCAA GGATTGGATAATTCACATGTGGTTACTGATCGTGTGGAGGGATCACTTGCAATTGTTCCAATAAGTGAAACCAAACTAGCCATTGAGAAGTTGCTCTCGCAGGAGACTTTCTCAAG GGATGAATGTGAAAGACTGACTAAGTTATTACAATCTCGAGTGGTTGATTCACCATTAGCAAACAGGGATCTTGGCCATACTGTTGATTCTTCTGGAGCCTGGTTATATTTGAAGCAGAGTCCTAATCTACCTGGATCATTCCCGTACTCTCCCGGTGATCTTTCTCCTAAGACTCCTGCCTTCAGTACACCTGATGTTCACAACCCAGCTGTTATGGAAGCCAAGAAATGGTTGGAGGAGAAGAAGCTGCCATCGAACTCCAAAGTTGATCCTGCTCTTGGACCTTGCACTTTGAATACTGATATGCTTCATCAT GATCATCCTGATGATGCCTCACCAGTGGATTTGGCTAAATCGTATATGCAAAACCTTCCACCTTGGCAGTCTCCAAGCTTTGATAATAGTGCTCTAATATCTACTATGGATAGAAGGGTGAATCTTTTCCCTGAGAGAAGCAACCATGCAACAAATAGCAATTCTTTGCCATCGTTCAAG GAATTTAAGAGAAAGTATCTTTCGGTGAGGTCACGGAAAAGCCCAGATAGTACTGATAATAAGAAACCCCGTTTGGTAGATGGTCAGTTGGAGAACTATTCCTTCAAACAAATTGATTCCCGGGAATTAGTTCAAAGAAAAATTTCAAAGATCCCATCAGAAGCAGTTGGGAATCATGATTTTTTAAGAACAATGCAAGTTTCATCTTCTTTACCATCTGCAGAAAATTTCAATGTGCTTGCTAAATCATTAACCAAGCATGTTGAAGGTCATTGTTCCAAGGATGTTAATTACTCCTTTGAAAGAACATTCAATGCTGATCAGTTGACACAACCACTAGCAGATAGATCCACTCCCACAACCTTTACTTCAGAGCAGAATAAAACACTCGAGACATCAGTGGTAGCACCAAACAAAATTGCATTGCCAATGTCCACTATTAGTACTTTAGAATCCATTGTATCAGATGGACCTACTGATCCTAATTTGCCTATTTGTTTGGATTTAAATAAG GAGGTCAGCAATCCTTTATTAACCGTGCAACAAGACATTGTTGAGAATGATGTTCCCCGTGAATCTTTTATTTCTGCTTCAACATCAATAATTCCTG GAGATTCCAGAGATCCCTTGCCTCATATTGAAAAAGTAATTAAGACACCAGATGG TGAAGCCGATGATACTACCAATCGCGAGAATATTTTTCACACTTCTAGTGGAAATGAAACTGCTTTTTGGATAGCCCAGGCCAATAATTCTACAGAATTGAGCCTAGATTCAG AGTTAAACCCACTCAACATGATTCCTCATCCTCTGCATGGAACAGAAGGATTGGCAAATAAAGAGTTCTCCACCAATGG TGCGTCCTCAGAGTCAAATCACAATACACAACCTATATGCCTGGTAAACAAGAGTTCTACCCACTGTAGCAACGGTGAACAAACTGTAGTCACAACTGAAATAACAACTTATGCGCCTCTGAGTGTTGATCCACCAGCTGTCCAGAGAATGGACAATACCAACACTAAATCGCAGAATGGCACAACAATGAAGTCAATTGAACATGCCCTTGTCGAAGCTCAGCCTAGCAGTAGAAACCCAAAGAAAAGAACAGCAGTTAGAGTTAGACGAGGAAAAGGGCGTGGACGAGGGTCCAGGTGA